One part of the Acinetobacter sp. XS-4 genome encodes these proteins:
- a CDS encoding restriction endonuclease subunit S: MSANSLVSGWQNVKLGDIIELKYGKSLPAKDRDNMGFPVYGSNGVVGEHSQPLVKTQGLIIGRKGSYGEVTLSEQPFFPIDTTYYVDELYGQPISYWYYLLKFLPLTQLNRSTAIPGLNREDAYFLEIQLPSLAEQKIIADKLDTLLAQVESIKARLERITEILKQFRQSVLSAAVSGKLTEAWRVAKGITIETWKYEAAKNVCEKVQSGSTPRENPFDQDGTVPFLKVYNIVDQKINFDYKPQFITSETHSKGSSARSVAFPNDVLMNIVGPPLGKVAILTNQFPEWNLNQAITLFRVKKELLDHKYLYYVLCEGALVRDVMPETKGSVGQVNISLSQCREAILPVPSIEEQREVVLCIDKLFNNADVIDRYVHSALNRVNNLTQSILAKAFRGELTAGWREANTELISVENSAEALLERIKAERSAKPATKRGRDKI; the protein is encoded by the coding sequence ATGTCTGCAAACAGTTTAGTTAGTGGCTGGCAGAATGTTAAATTAGGCGACATTATTGAGCTTAAATATGGGAAGTCATTACCCGCCAAAGATCGTGATAATATGGGGTTCCCTGTATATGGATCTAATGGAGTGGTAGGTGAACATTCACAACCATTAGTAAAAACTCAAGGATTAATCATTGGACGAAAAGGTTCTTATGGCGAAGTTACGTTGTCAGAACAACCATTTTTCCCAATTGATACCACATATTATGTAGATGAGCTTTATGGGCAACCAATTAGTTACTGGTACTACTTATTAAAATTTCTCCCTCTTACGCAGCTCAATCGTTCAACCGCAATTCCTGGCTTAAATAGGGAAGATGCATATTTTTTAGAAATTCAATTACCTTCTTTAGCTGAACAAAAAATCATTGCAGATAAGCTTGATACTTTACTGGCTCAAGTAGAAAGTATTAAAGCTCGTTTAGAACGTATCACTGAGATTCTTAAACAATTCCGCCAGTCTGTGCTTTCGGCTGCCGTGAGTGGAAAGTTGACTGAGGCGTGGCGTGTTGCTAAAGGCATTACAATTGAAACTTGGAAATATGAAGCTGCAAAAAATGTATGCGAAAAGGTTCAAAGTGGATCGACGCCTAGAGAAAACCCCTTTGATCAAGATGGAACAGTTCCTTTCTTAAAGGTGTATAACATCGTAGATCAAAAGATTAATTTCGATTATAAACCTCAATTTATAACATCTGAAACGCATAGTAAGGGATCATCTGCTAGGTCTGTAGCATTTCCGAATGATGTCCTGATGAATATTGTAGGGCCACCTCTTGGGAAGGTTGCTATTCTGACAAATCAATTTCCTGAATGGAATTTGAATCAAGCAATTACCTTATTTCGTGTAAAAAAAGAGCTGTTAGACCATAAATATTTGTATTATGTATTATGCGAAGGTGCTCTTGTACGCGATGTTATGCCAGAAACTAAAGGTAGTGTTGGGCAGGTAAATATTTCTTTGTCCCAATGTAGAGAAGCTATTTTACCGGTACCTTCAATTGAAGAGCAGAGAGAAGTGGTACTGTGTATTGATAAACTATTTAATAATGCTGATGTGATTGATAGATATGTTCATTCAGCCTTAAACAGAGTAAATAATCTTACTCAATCTATTCTTGCTAAAGCATTTCGTGGTGAGCTTACTGCTGGATGGCGTGAGGCTAATACCGAGTTAATCAGTGTTGAAAACAGTGCAGAAGCATTGTTAGAGAGGATTAAAGCAGAACGATCGGCTAAACCTGCTACAAAGCGTGGTCGAGATAAAATATAA